A stretch of Paracoccus seriniphilus DNA encodes these proteins:
- a CDS encoding TRAP transporter substrate-binding protein produces MLEENEQTWKQAASRRSFLKLASAGSFTAAVMASAAGVLWSSEATAQMANEERERERAADHVMTLATAYIMSADRSYPIMQLDMKENIQNATDGRIYVKLAPAGQLGSGNELVQKVQSGTIQVAQHSIANFAPYASVVDLINLPYLCGTNQRFVNLVRSDLWKQAVHPKVEARGFKPLFYATIDPRGVALRKSMEQPVLTPDDMSGIKFRVPGSEIMQTYYRMVGANPTPIAWGETPSAIQQGVADALDPSPGALFVFGFKDMLSHVTFTQALPDAQVYSCNLEWYQSLPDDLREAVDFASDITADQNLAKVPAARNYAMAELRKSGVQFHSLSEDQMAQWKERGGYQRAEWDDVKVELAGSMAEFEKFAEAAATDGRAYVHDT; encoded by the coding sequence ATGCTTGAGGAAAACGAACAGACCTGGAAACAGGCAGCATCACGACGCAGCTTTTTGAAACTGGCCAGCGCCGGCAGCTTTACCGCGGCCGTCATGGCATCAGCCGCAGGCGTGCTGTGGTCCAGCGAAGCCACGGCACAGATGGCCAATGAAGAGCGCGAAAGAGAACGCGCGGCCGATCATGTCATGACCCTTGCGACCGCATATATCATGAGCGCGGATCGCAGCTATCCGATCATGCAACTGGACATGAAGGAAAATATCCAGAATGCCACGGATGGCCGAATCTATGTAAAACTTGCGCCCGCCGGACAACTGGGCAGCGGCAATGAACTGGTGCAAAAGGTCCAGTCCGGCACCATTCAGGTCGCACAGCACTCCATCGCGAATTTCGCGCCCTATGCATCCGTCGTGGATCTGATCAACCTGCCATATCTTTGCGGGACCAATCAGCGCTTCGTCAATCTGGTGCGTTCGGACCTGTGGAAACAGGCGGTTCATCCAAAGGTCGAGGCACGCGGCTTCAAGCCATTGTTCTATGCAACCATCGACCCGCGCGGTGTAGCGCTGCGCAAAAGCATGGAACAGCCGGTTCTGACGCCGGATGATATGAGCGGCATCAAGTTCCGGGTTCCCGGATCGGAGATCATGCAAACCTACTATCGCATGGTCGGGGCCAATCCGACGCCGATTGCATGGGGTGAGACGCCTTCGGCCATCCAGCAAGGCGTTGCCGATGCGCTGGACCCATCACCCGGCGCGCTTTTTGTCTTTGGCTTCAAGGATATGCTGAGCCATGTGACATTCACCCAGGCGCTGCCGGATGCGCAGGTCTATTCCTGCAATCTGGAATGGTATCAGAGCCTGCCCGACGATCTGCGCGAGGCCGTGGATTTCGCCTCGGATATCACGGCAGATCAGAATCTGGCAAAGGTTCCGGCGGCGCGAAATTATGCCATGGCCGAGTTGCGCAAAAGTGGCGTCCAGTTCCATTCCCTGTCCGAAGATCAGATGGCCCAATGGAAAGAACGGGGCGGCTATCAGCGCGCCGAATGGGATGACGTGAAGGTTGAACTGGCCGGTTCGATGGCCGAGTTCGAGAAATTCGCCGAAGCCGCCGCCACGGACGGGCGCGCCTACGTTCACGATACCTGA
- a CDS encoding TRAP transporter small permease codes for MFQLLNKNIERWALLAFYLMLVVTMTIEVIRREVFAYSSIWGEEIVRYCFIYLCWIGAAAAIRERAHIRIDVILNYLSPRGKALIYIFGDLVTLALALLALWLALETVQISWKFGSVSHGLRVSMVWFLMAVPIGFSLMIFRLLQSLSRDLRDLRAGRPVYEGERLFE; via the coding sequence ATGTTTCAACTTCTCAACAAGAATATCGAGCGATGGGCGCTGCTGGCCTTTTACCTGATGCTGGTGGTGACCATGACCATCGAGGTGATCCGCCGGGAAGTCTTTGCCTATTCCTCTATCTGGGGTGAAGAGATCGTCCGTTATTGTTTTATCTATCTGTGCTGGATCGGAGCCGCCGCCGCTATTCGCGAACGCGCCCATATCCGCATCGATGTGATCCTGAACTATCTTTCGCCGCGCGGTAAGGCGCTGATCTATATCTTCGGAGATCTGGTCACCCTTGCGCTTGCACTTCTTGCGCTGTGGCTGGCGTTGGAGACAGTTCAGATTTCCTGGAAATTCGGATCGGTCAGCCATGGGCTGCGGGTTTCGATGGTGTGGTTCCTGATGGCCGTGCCAATCGGCTTTTCGCTGATGATTTTCCGTCTTCTGCAATCCCTCAGCCGTGATCTGCGCGATCTGCGCGCAGGCCGTCCGGTCTATGAGGGTGAACGCCTGTTCGAGTGA
- a CDS encoding TRAP transporter large permease, which translates to MLWQQMEQGAVALDWTFYLPVAVFLIMVALAVPVWVAIGSASVLLLVTSNVLPLSLVGEGLFSGIDHFALTAIPLFILTGDVLVRTGLSRKFLDVAEALTNWTRGGFGSATVLVCGMFSAISGSDAAGAAAVGRMTIDRLVESGYPRPYACALVAAGACTGILIPPSIAYIVIGLVLGISASTLFQAALIPGVIILTSILLTNTIINRRHAYESGNALSLGEWLANLGATLARGWYAFIVPGVIFWGIFSGRLTPTEAGATAVTITIIMGFILGTLRLSDFPSMMVSSAKVNGVIVPIVAMSLPLSQALSAMGVPQGFVYTMTSLSSEPWILILTMIVILILAGCVMETTPNIVILAPLLKPLADDIGMNEIQFCVMMITALGVGFITPPLGLNLFVVSGLTGESILRISSRAVPFVLFMLMVVLLIAFLPAVSTLMLPANLK; encoded by the coding sequence ATGCTTTGGCAACAAATGGAACAGGGTGCGGTTGCGCTGGACTGGACCTTTTATCTTCCCGTCGCCGTATTTCTGATCATGGTCGCATTGGCCGTTCCGGTCTGGGTCGCAATCGGCTCGGCTTCGGTTCTGCTGCTGGTCACCTCGAATGTCCTGCCGCTGTCGCTGGTGGGCGAGGGGTTGTTTTCGGGGATCGACCATTTTGCCCTGACCGCCATTCCGCTGTTCATCCTGACGGGCGACGTGCTGGTCAGAACAGGCCTCAGCCGCAAGTTCCTTGATGTGGCCGAGGCGCTGACCAATTGGACGCGCGGCGGTTTCGGTTCGGCCACGGTGCTGGTCTGCGGGATGTTCTCGGCGATCTCGGGATCGGATGCGGCGGGCGCAGCGGCTGTCGGGCGCATGACGATCGACCGTCTGGTCGAAAGCGGATATCCCCGGCCCTATGCCTGTGCGCTTGTGGCGGCAGGCGCCTGCACCGGTATCCTGATACCGCCGTCGATTGCTTATATCGTTATCGGACTGGTTCTGGGCATTTCCGCCTCGACCCTGTTCCAGGCGGCGCTGATTCCCGGTGTCATCATCCTCACCTCGATCCTTCTGACGAATACCATCATCAACCGCCGCCACGCCTATGAAAGCGGCAATGCGCTGAGCCTTGGTGAATGGCTGGCCAATCTGGGCGCGACACTGGCGCGGGGCTGGTATGCCTTTATCGTGCCAGGCGTGATCTTCTGGGGCATTTTCAGTGGCAGGCTGACCCCGACCGAGGCCGGTGCGACCGCCGTCACCATCACGATCATCATGGGCTTCATTCTGGGCACGCTGCGCCTGTCGGACTTTCCGTCGATGATGGTCAGCTCGGCCAAGGTGAACGGTGTCATCGTTCCGATTGTCGCCATGTCGCTGCCGCTGTCGCAAGCGCTGTCGGCCATGGGTGTGCCGCAAGGCTTCGTCTACACGATGACCTCGCTCAGCAGCGAGCCATGGATCCTGATCCTGACCATGATCGTCATCCTGATCCTGGCGGGCTGCGTGATGGAAACCACCCCGAATATCGTCATCCTCGCGCCGCTGCTGAAGCCCCTGGCCGATGATATCGGCATGAATGAAATCCAGTTCTGCGTGATGATGATCACCGCGCTGGGGGTGGGGTTCATCACCCCGCCACTGGGGCTGAACCTGTTTGTCGTCAGCGGCCTGACAGGTGAATCCATCCTGCGGATCTCGTCTCGTGCCGTTCCCTTTGTCCTGTTCATGCTGATGGTCGTGCTGCTGATTGCCTTCTTGCCCGCAGTTTCGACGCTGATGCTTCCCGCAAACCTGAAGTGA
- the hisD gene encoding histidinol dehydrogenase yields MSVTYLKKADRVSTSDAGETRDIVQNILTDIENGGEAAARKYAARFDRYDGNIVLTRDEIDAASAKLSQQLKDDIRFAHDNVRRFAEAQKETIRDFQTEIQPGLILGQKAIPCNAAGCYAPGGRYSHVASALMTVTTAKVAGCGNISVCSPPRPGAGLNPAIVYTADLCGADQILALGGVQGIAAMAFGLFGQPKADILVGPGNQFVAEAKRMLFGRVGIDMFAGPTDSLILADSTADPEIVAADLVGQAEHGYNSPVWLVTDDRALAEKVMARVPELIAALPELNAKNAADAWRDYAEVILCDTREEMAATSDSYAPEHLTVQAQDLDWWLNRLSCYGSLFLGEETTVAFGDKASGTNHVLPTSGAARYTGGLSVHKYMKLVTWQRATREGAKPIAEATARISRLEGMEGHARTADIRLAKYFPEESFDLAPQEVSA; encoded by the coding sequence ATGTCCGTAACATATCTGAAAAAGGCCGACCGCGTCTCGACATCGGATGCAGGCGAAACCCGCGATATCGTGCAGAACATTCTGACCGACATTGAAAACGGCGGCGAAGCGGCTGCGCGCAAATATGCCGCCAGGTTCGACCGCTATGACGGCAATATCGTTCTGACCCGTGATGAGATCGACGCAGCTTCGGCCAAGCTGAGTCAGCAGCTCAAGGATGATATTCGATTTGCCCATGACAATGTGCGCCGGTTTGCCGAAGCACAGAAGGAAACCATCCGCGATTTCCAGACCGAGATTCAGCCCGGGCTGATCCTGGGCCAGAAGGCAATTCCCTGCAATGCGGCGGGCTGCTATGCACCCGGTGGACGCTACAGTCACGTTGCCTCGGCATTGATGACGGTGACGACGGCCAAGGTCGCCGGATGTGGCAATATCTCGGTCTGCTCGCCCCCGCGTCCGGGCGCGGGTCTGAACCCGGCCATCGTCTATACGGCCGATCTTTGCGGCGCTGACCAGATTCTGGCCCTTGGCGGGGTTCAGGGGATCGCCGCGATGGCCTTTGGGCTGTTCGGTCAGCCGAAGGCCGATATCCTGGTCGGGCCGGGCAACCAGTTTGTGGCCGAAGCCAAGCGCATGCTGTTCGGTCGCGTCGGGATCGACATGTTCGCGGGCCCGACCGACAGCCTGATCCTGGCCGATTCAACGGCCGACCCCGAGATTGTCGCCGCGGATCTGGTTGGTCAGGCCGAGCATGGCTACAATTCGCCCGTCTGGCTGGTCACCGATGACCGTGCGCTGGCAGAAAAGGTCATGGCACGCGTGCCCGAGCTGATCGCCGCGCTGCCGGAACTGAATGCCAAGAACGCTGCCGATGCATGGCGCGATTATGCCGAGGTCATCCTGTGCGACACGCGCGAGGAAATGGCCGCGACATCGGACAGCTATGCGCCCGAGCATCTGACCGTTCAGGCGCAGGATCTGGATTGGTGGCTGAACCGTCTGTCCTGCTATGGCAGCCTGTTCCTGGGCGAAGAGACCACCGTTGCCTTTGGGGACAAGGCTTCGGGCACCAACCACGTTCTGCCGACCTCGGGCGCGGCACGTTATACGGGCGGGCTGTCGGTGCACAAATACATGAAACTGGTGACATGGCAGCGTGCCACCCGCGAAGGGGCAAAACCCATCGCCGAAGCCACGGCCCGCATCTCGCGTCTGGAAGGAATGGAGGGTCATGCCCGCACCGCCGATATCCGGCTGGCCAAGTATTTCCCCGAGGAAAGTTTTGATCTGGCCCCGCAAGAGGTTTCGGCATGA
- a CDS encoding SDR family NAD(P)-dependent oxidoreductase, producing MTPDFSVKGRIACVTGASSGLGRAIAQALVEGGAKVVSVARRSADWCDGTSSAAISADLSDLKGVSDIAAAVADIFGPPDILVNAAGINTRQPADEVTMDGWLTTMDLNLSVPFFLAQAMVPAMREKGWGRIINFASLQSQRAFHGGIAYGASKGGIVQLTRAMAEAWSRDGIMANALAPGFFPTELTGPVFGDAELAAKNAAQTCIGRNGDLQDILGPALFLCSPASDYVTGQCLYVDGGFTAK from the coding sequence ATGACGCCTGACTTCAGTGTCAAGGGCCGTATTGCCTGCGTTACCGGCGCCAGTTCGGGGCTGGGGCGCGCCATTGCCCAGGCCCTGGTCGAAGGTGGCGCCAAGGTCGTCTCGGTCGCACGGCGCAGCGCGGACTGGTGCGATGGCACCAGTTCGGCGGCAATCTCGGCAGATCTTTCTGATCTGAAAGGGGTTTCCGACATTGCCGCCGCGGTTGCCGATATCTTCGGCCCGCCGGATATCCTGGTCAATGCCGCGGGGATCAACACCCGCCAGCCCGCCGATGAGGTCACGATGGACGGCTGGTTGACCACCATGGATCTGAACCTGTCCGTGCCGTTCTTTCTGGCGCAGGCAATGGTTCCGGCCATGCGCGAAAAGGGCTGGGGGCGGATCATCAATTTTGCCTCGCTGCAAAGCCAACGCGCTTTTCATGGCGGCATCGCCTATGGCGCGTCCAAGGGCGGTATCGTGCAACTGACCCGCGCCATGGCCGAGGCCTGGTCGCGCGATGGCATCATGGCAAACGCGCTTGCGCCGGGCTTTTTCCCGACCGAGTTGACGGGACCGGTCTTTGGCGATGCCGAGTTGGCGGCGAAAAATGCCGCGCAGACCTGTATTGGGCGCAACGGAGACCTGCAGGACATTCTTGGTCCGGCGCTGTTCCTGTGTTCGCCTGCCTCGGATTATGTCACCGGCCAATGTCTCTATGTCGACGGGGGGTTCACGGCGAAATGA
- a CDS encoding alcohol dehydrogenase catalytic domain-containing protein gives MKALVYTGVRELQFLDVPDPQPGPEDALIRVEASGICGSDMHAWAGHDERRPAPLVLGHEAAGTVVEGPLSGQRVTVNPLVTCGTCKACLSGRDNLCATRQIISMPPREGAFAQYLAIPARNLVVVPEHVSFAVASLAEPLACGWHAVRLGQRALDMPLSSARCLVIGGGAIGLGAALVLRAMGAGDIWLAETSIDRREIAAAQGNIATFDPRSGTGPRDVDLVIDGVGFGATRAAGSAALRPGGVFMHIGLGDAREGLDIRRTTLQELSFIGTYTYTAQDFRDTASAMFEGRLGSLDWAETAPLSAGADAFGRIASGQVPAPKITLLPNG, from the coding sequence ATGAAGGCACTTGTCTATACCGGGGTCAGGGAGTTGCAATTCCTTGATGTGCCCGACCCGCAACCGGGCCCCGAGGATGCGCTGATCCGGGTCGAGGCCAGCGGCATCTGTGGCTCGGACATGCATGCCTGGGCGGGGCACGACGAACGTCGTCCTGCGCCGCTGGTCCTTGGGCATGAGGCGGCGGGAACCGTTGTCGAAGGCCCGCTTTCCGGTCAGCGTGTTACGGTCAATCCCTTGGTGACATGCGGCACCTGCAAGGCCTGCCTGTCAGGGCGGGACAATCTCTGCGCCACGCGCCAGATCATCTCGATGCCCCCGCGCGAAGGCGCTTTTGCGCAATATCTGGCAATTCCGGCCCGCAATCTGGTCGTGGTGCCAGAGCATGTATCCTTCGCGGTCGCCTCATTGGCCGAGCCCTTGGCTTGCGGCTGGCACGCGGTTCGGCTTGGCCAAAGGGCGCTGGATATGCCCTTGTCATCGGCGCGTTGCCTTGTCATCGGTGGCGGTGCCATCGGTCTGGGGGCCGCGCTGGTTCTGCGCGCCATGGGGGCCGGTGATATCTGGCTGGCCGAAACCTCAATTGATCGTCGCGAAATCGCGGCGGCACAGGGCAATATCGCGACATTCGACCCACGCAGCGGGACCGGGCCGCGGGATGTGGATCTGGTGATCGACGGGGTCGGCTTTGGCGCGACCCGCGCGGCTGGCAGCGCCGCGCTGCGGCCGGGTGGGGTGTTCATGCATATCGGACTGGGCGATGCCCGAGAGGGGCTGGATATCCGCCGCACCACCTTGCAGGAACTGAGCTTCATCGGAACCTATACCTATACGGCACAGGATTTTCGCGACACGGCCAGCGCCATGTTCGAAGGTCGGCTTGGGTCACTGGACTGGGCGGAAACCGCGCCGCTGTCGGCCGGGGCCGATGCCTTCGGTCGCATCGCGTCCGGTCAGGTGCCCGCGCCCAAGATCACGCTGCTGCCGAACGGTTAG